The Streptomyces sp. RKAG293 genome includes a region encoding these proteins:
- a CDS encoding acyl-CoA dehydrogenase family protein codes for MVTVLRRAGAGEGAPAVPHLSHSSWELAARFDRELGDPGDPATVFSYQEAVRLDDAEEFPDEACAALDAWGLADYYVPADYGGVLTGFEDLQQLIRMLARRDLTVAVGHGKTFLGSVSVWVSGDHAAAVRLGALVKAGARVSLGLTERTHGSDIMAGELTAEPVGPGYRVNGEKWLINNATRGRLLSLLARTSPVGGPRGFTLLLLDKEELPEETYRCLPKVPTHGIRGADISGVVIQDAVVGPEAVVGGAGGGAELLLKSLQLTRTLCPSLSLGAADHALRLAMEFASERVLYGRRLTELPLTRRTLAEAYADLLVCEALSTVATRSIHALPSELSVTSAVAKYLVPTIIDGQVASLGSLLGARSFLSGEFAHGSFQKVARDHRIVGIFDGNTLVNQYSLVAQFRSLARNYLGPLDHRPRLGTLFNLSRPLPPFDPERLTLLSRYGSSVLGTLPASVTRLADAALLDPALGGAARCAAELRVAADALHRRIARRMETVAAASPESFTDARKYGLCFAGAACLGLWLHSHREAEAGGTGGLWQDGLWLEAVLNRLLARLEARPAAGAAEDPLFERLYTQLTQQYQDGSLFSLLPCPIAEGPPSC; via the coding sequence ATGGTGACGGTCCTGCGGCGCGCCGGTGCCGGGGAAGGCGCCCCGGCGGTCCCGCACCTGAGCCATTCGTCCTGGGAGCTGGCGGCCCGCTTCGACCGGGAGCTGGGGGACCCGGGCGACCCGGCCACCGTCTTCTCCTACCAGGAGGCCGTCCGGCTGGACGACGCCGAGGAGTTCCCCGACGAGGCGTGTGCCGCCCTCGACGCCTGGGGCCTCGCCGACTACTACGTGCCCGCCGACTACGGCGGGGTCCTCACCGGCTTCGAGGACCTGCAGCAGCTCATCCGGATGCTGGCCCGGCGCGATCTGACGGTCGCCGTCGGACACGGCAAGACCTTCCTCGGCTCGGTGTCGGTGTGGGTCTCCGGCGACCACGCGGCGGCGGTCCGGCTCGGTGCGCTGGTCAAGGCCGGTGCCCGGGTCTCGCTCGGGCTGACGGAGCGCACCCACGGCAGCGACATCATGGCGGGCGAGCTCACCGCGGAGCCGGTCGGCCCCGGCTACCGCGTCAACGGTGAGAAGTGGCTGATCAACAACGCCACCCGCGGCCGGCTGCTCAGCCTGCTCGCCCGTACGTCGCCCGTCGGCGGCCCGCGCGGCTTCACCCTGCTCCTCCTCGACAAGGAGGAACTGCCCGAGGAGACCTACCGCTGCCTGCCCAAGGTGCCCACCCACGGCATCCGCGGCGCGGACATCAGCGGCGTCGTCATCCAGGACGCCGTGGTGGGACCGGAGGCGGTGGTCGGCGGGGCCGGCGGCGGTGCGGAGCTGCTCCTCAAGTCGCTCCAGCTCACCCGTACGCTCTGCCCGTCGCTCTCACTCGGCGCGGCCGACCACGCGCTGCGGCTGGCCATGGAGTTCGCCAGTGAGCGGGTGCTCTACGGCCGACGGCTGACCGAACTCCCGCTCACCCGGCGCACCCTGGCCGAGGCCTACGCCGACCTGCTGGTCTGCGAGGCGCTGAGCACGGTCGCGACCCGCAGCATCCACGCCCTGCCGAGCGAGCTGAGCGTCACCTCCGCCGTCGCCAAGTACCTCGTGCCGACCATCATCGACGGACAGGTCGCCTCGCTGGGATCCCTGCTGGGCGCACGGTCGTTCCTGTCGGGCGAGTTCGCGCACGGCAGCTTCCAGAAGGTGGCCCGCGACCACCGCATCGTCGGCATCTTCGACGGCAACACCCTCGTCAACCAGTACTCGCTGGTGGCGCAGTTCCGTTCCCTGGCCCGCAACTACCTCGGACCGCTGGACCACCGCCCGCGGCTGGGCACCCTGTTCAACCTGAGCCGGCCGCTGCCGCCGTTCGACCCGGAGCGGCTCACCCTGCTCTCCCGCTACGGCAGCAGCGTCCTGGGCACCCTGCCCGCCTCCGTGACACGGCTGGCGGACGCGGCGCTGCTCGACCCGGCGCTCGGCGGCGCCGCCCGGTGCGCCGCGGAACTGCGGGTGGCGGCCGACGCGCTGCACCGCAGGATCGCCCGCCGGATGGAAACGGTGGCGGCCGCGTCACCCGAGAGCTTCACCGACGCACGCAAGTACGGGCTCTGCTTCGCCGGGGCCGCCTGCCTGGGCCTGTGGTTGCACAGCCACCGTGAGGCCGAGGCGGGCGGGACCGGCGGGCTCTGGCAGGACGGTCTGTGGCTCGAAGCCGTACTGAACCGGCTGCTGGCCCGCCTGGAGGCGCGCCCGGCCGCGGGCGCCGCGGAGGACCCGCTGTTCGAGCGGCTCTACACACAGCTGACCCAGCAGTACCAGGACGGCAGTCTCTTCTCGTTGCTGCCCTGCCCGATAGCCGAGGGACCGCCATCATGCTGA
- a CDS encoding acyl-CoA dehydrogenase: protein MLKDNSSRPQPGPVPDAAPAQPAGLRSVDPAEVAIQARVAELEQLLGDPRDPDNPFGHDALLAADDRSELLPSAEDALTGFGLNHEFVPVELGGRLARVDTLARVLRPVFRRDASLALGYGVTSFLAAVAVWAAGTPEQRRWTADLLMGGGRLAIAYHELAHGNDFVRNEFTALPDGTGFRLDGRKEVINNAGRAEALVLFSRTAKEAGARSHSVLLVDKGVLPADRFEHLPRYRTVGVKGCEIGGFHFRDCPLPGDALVGGLGEGVEIALRSFQITRSAIPAMVLAGADTALRTVVGFAVDRQLYGRSVLEIPHARSTVAGAFTDLLICDSLALAATRAVHLLPGQTSVYAAVVKYLVPKFLQDATYDLSIVLGANFYVRNGEYGIFQKHVRDLPMTSLGHAGTAACQATIIPQLPRLARKSWFAGEPAPASLFRSWEGLPPLDTSRLSLAADGDALAASLVTGYDWLRATGSGGTDAAALIELVRSLVEELRELQGECTEMPPEDRTVLASPHAYALADRYALVLAGSAVLNVWREQLGGGSPFLADPAWPTAALARIARRLGLPVPERTRDEVDWLLGEVLDRYHGERSYDLYDSPLAG from the coding sequence ATGCTGAAGGACAACAGCTCCCGCCCGCAGCCGGGTCCCGTCCCGGACGCCGCGCCGGCGCAGCCGGCCGGGCTCCGGTCGGTGGACCCGGCGGAAGTCGCCATCCAGGCCAGGGTCGCCGAACTGGAGCAACTGCTCGGCGACCCCCGCGACCCGGACAACCCCTTCGGGCACGACGCGCTGCTCGCCGCCGACGACCGCAGCGAACTCCTCCCCTCCGCGGAGGACGCGCTCACCGGCTTCGGCCTCAACCACGAGTTCGTGCCGGTGGAACTCGGCGGGCGGCTCGCCCGGGTGGACACCCTCGCCCGCGTGCTGCGCCCGGTCTTCCGCCGGGACGCCTCACTGGCGCTGGGCTACGGCGTGACGTCCTTCCTCGCCGCGGTCGCGGTGTGGGCGGCCGGCACGCCGGAGCAGCGCCGCTGGACCGCCGACCTGCTGATGGGCGGCGGCCGGCTGGCCATCGCCTACCACGAGCTGGCCCACGGCAACGACTTCGTCCGCAACGAGTTCACCGCACTCCCCGACGGAACCGGCTTCCGGCTGGACGGCCGCAAGGAAGTGATCAACAACGCCGGGCGCGCCGAGGCCCTCGTGCTGTTCAGCCGCACCGCGAAGGAGGCCGGCGCCCGCAGCCACTCGGTGCTGCTCGTCGACAAGGGCGTGCTGCCCGCCGACCGGTTCGAGCACCTGCCGCGCTACCGCACGGTCGGGGTGAAGGGCTGCGAGATCGGCGGCTTCCACTTCCGCGACTGCCCGCTGCCCGGCGACGCGCTCGTCGGCGGTCTCGGCGAAGGCGTGGAGATCGCCCTGCGGTCCTTCCAGATCACCCGCAGCGCCATCCCCGCGATGGTGCTGGCCGGTGCCGACACGGCGCTGCGCACCGTCGTCGGCTTCGCCGTGGACCGGCAGCTGTACGGACGTTCCGTACTGGAGATCCCGCACGCCCGGTCCACCGTGGCGGGCGCCTTCACCGACCTGCTGATCTGCGACTCCCTCGCGCTGGCCGCCACCCGGGCGGTCCATCTGCTGCCCGGCCAGACCAGCGTGTACGCGGCGGTGGTGAAGTACCTGGTGCCCAAGTTCCTCCAGGACGCCACCTACGACCTCTCGATCGTGCTGGGCGCCAACTTCTACGTGCGCAACGGCGAGTACGGCATCTTCCAGAAGCACGTACGCGACCTGCCGATGACCAGCCTCGGACACGCCGGGACCGCCGCCTGCCAGGCCACCATCATCCCGCAACTGCCGCGGCTGGCCCGCAAGTCGTGGTTCGCCGGCGAACCCGCCCCCGCCTCGCTGTTCCGCAGCTGGGAGGGGCTGCCGCCGCTCGACACGAGCCGGCTGTCGCTCGCGGCGGACGGCGACGCGCTCGCCGCCTCCCTGGTGACCGGGTACGACTGGCTGCGCGCCACCGGCAGCGGGGGGACGGACGCGGCCGCGCTGATCGAACTCGTCCGCTCGCTCGTCGAGGAACTGCGCGAACTGCAGGGCGAGTGCACGGAGATGCCGCCCGAGGACCGCACCGTACTGGCCAGCCCGCACGCCTACGCGCTCGCCGACCGGTACGCCCTGGTGCTCGCGGGATCCGCCGTCCTGAACGTATGGCGCGAACAACTGGGGGGCGGCTCGCCGTTCCTGGCCGACCCGGCCTGGCCGACGGCCGCGCTCGCCCGGATCGCCCGGCGGCTGGGGCTGCCCGTCCCGGAACGCACCCGGGACGAGGTGGACTGGCTGCTCGGCGAGGTCCTGGACCGCTACCACGGCGAACGCAGCTACGACCTCTACGACAGCCCCCTGGCCGGTTGA
- a CDS encoding acyl carrier protein, giving the protein MVVPGSAVQEREFRGWLLEKLGQYLRRPPADIDISVPFAEYGIDSVAALSIFGDIEDAFGLYLEPTVAWDHPTVQSLARYLASESARSATGPLTQAPYGEPIGGNQAGGDPSDPRDTPGTAGRPRNTPGGGPR; this is encoded by the coding sequence ATGGTGGTTCCCGGCAGCGCCGTCCAGGAGCGGGAGTTCCGCGGGTGGCTCCTGGAGAAGCTCGGCCAGTACCTGCGGCGCCCCCCGGCGGACATCGACATCAGCGTGCCCTTCGCGGAGTACGGCATCGACTCGGTCGCCGCGCTGAGCATCTTCGGTGACATCGAGGACGCATTCGGCCTCTACCTGGAGCCGACGGTGGCCTGGGACCACCCCACGGTGCAGTCCCTCGCCCGCTATCTGGCCTCCGAATCCGCCCGCAGCGCCACCGGCCCGCTGACGCAGGCCCCCTACGGCGAACCGATCGGCGGGAACCAGGCGGGCGGCGACCCGAGCGACCCCCGCGACACCCCCGGGACGGCGGGCCGGCCGCGGAACACCCCGGGAGGTGGACCGCGGTGA
- a CDS encoding type I polyketide synthase: MNPIAVLGLDCRFPGAPDPGAYWDLLAAGADGVGPRPASRRVGDTRRASGPAARPDGGFIDDADAFDHAFFGIGRAEAAAMDPQQRLLLQTAWRALEDAGVNPRDLAGSGTGIYVGAMADDWSRLRLADDAAITPRTGTGAGRAILANRLSYQLDLRGPSLTVDSACSSALIAVHLAMGALLSGECDIALACGVNLVMSDVLDEIYGQSGLAAPDGRCKPFGAQANGIGRAEGVGAVVLQRLAGARAAGRPVRALLLGSAVNQDGRSNGIMAPSRRAQREVIQAACRRAGVEPQRIGWVEAHGTGTPVGDLIEARALGDVYGGLRPEPCAISSVKGNIGHAEGAAGIAGLIKAVLALEHRLVPPVRTAGGEHPGLDLAAHGLRLLTEPLPLPEGEMLAAVSSFGMGGSNAHVVLSSAPRPTAPPVPQDRDAEDGEHPGVFTLTAPNAEALRRNLVVQARSLAARAQEPVTPLCWTSNLTRTGMAYRIAIPAEDTAGLAAALDAAAEAGEGVPEPPEPPVVAFLYTGQGAQYPGMTSRLYRESPLYRRHLDEASLALEPHLGGSITELLLDRDERVHRTGWTQPAVFAVQYALAGYLEELGVRPGAVLGHSIGEFAAAVTAGALGLEDAAALVAARGTAMEALPEGGGMLAVRAHPDDLREVLASEPLVGLGAANGAAASVLSGDLTAIGRIRDQLGARGVGCTPLKVSHAFHSVLMDPVLPGFRTTADRITAGEPRLPFFSTVRGGLLAGRPLDADYWCEHITGTVKFADAAAALLGSGVTHLVELGPKPVLLPLARRLPGGSALPGISVVRDAQSGALTAAEAAAALYTAGVDIRWERLYRPEDQVHARLAPQSFDTTARFWHEPPRPAAAPAGEPGSPVLSLVRADSGPRAPEHDGGGLAEAVRETVAGITGAEEGTLRDDDRFYDDLGFDSVMFMELKYRLEEAVPALGELSIPEMMSSLVSVTTLIGYLREQLARVPA, translated from the coding sequence GTGAACCCGATCGCCGTTCTCGGCCTGGACTGCCGCTTCCCAGGGGCCCCCGACCCGGGGGCGTACTGGGACCTGCTCGCCGCCGGAGCCGACGGGGTCGGGCCGAGACCCGCCTCCCGCCGGGTCGGGGACACCCGGCGGGCGAGCGGGCCCGCGGCCCGGCCCGACGGCGGATTCATCGACGACGCCGACGCGTTCGACCACGCCTTCTTCGGCATCGGCCGCGCCGAGGCCGCCGCCATGGACCCCCAGCAGCGACTGCTGCTGCAGACCGCCTGGCGCGCACTGGAGGACGCCGGCGTCAACCCCAGGGACCTGGCCGGCAGCGGCACCGGCATCTACGTGGGCGCCATGGCCGACGACTGGTCCCGGCTGCGGCTGGCCGACGACGCGGCGATCACCCCGCGCACCGGCACCGGCGCCGGCCGGGCGATCCTCGCCAACCGGCTCTCGTACCAGCTGGACCTGCGCGGCCCCAGCCTCACCGTCGACTCCGCCTGCTCCTCCGCGCTGATCGCCGTGCACCTCGCGATGGGCGCGCTGCTGTCCGGCGAATGCGACATCGCCTTGGCCTGCGGGGTCAACCTGGTGATGTCCGACGTCCTCGACGAGATCTACGGGCAGTCCGGGCTCGCCGCCCCGGACGGCCGCTGCAAGCCCTTCGGCGCGCAGGCCAACGGCATCGGCCGGGCCGAGGGCGTCGGCGCGGTGGTCCTGCAGCGACTGGCGGGCGCCCGCGCAGCGGGCCGGCCGGTCCGGGCGCTGCTGCTGGGCAGCGCCGTCAACCAGGACGGCCGCAGCAACGGCATCATGGCCCCGTCCCGGCGCGCCCAGCGCGAGGTCATCCAGGCCGCCTGCCGGCGGGCCGGGGTCGAGCCGCAGCGGATCGGCTGGGTCGAGGCGCACGGCACCGGCACCCCCGTCGGTGACCTCATCGAGGCCCGCGCGCTCGGCGACGTGTACGGCGGACTGCGGCCGGAACCGTGCGCGATCAGTTCGGTCAAGGGCAACATCGGCCACGCCGAGGGCGCGGCGGGCATCGCGGGCCTGATCAAGGCCGTGCTGGCGCTGGAGCACCGGCTGGTCCCGCCGGTCAGGACCGCGGGCGGCGAGCACCCGGGACTCGACCTGGCGGCGCACGGCCTGCGGCTGCTGACCGAACCGCTGCCGCTGCCCGAGGGCGAGATGCTCGCCGCCGTCTCCAGCTTCGGCATGGGCGGCAGCAACGCCCATGTGGTGCTGTCCTCCGCACCCCGCCCGACCGCTCCTCCCGTCCCGCAGGACCGGGACGCCGAAGACGGCGAGCACCCCGGGGTCTTCACCCTGACCGCGCCCAACGCCGAGGCGCTGCGCCGCAACCTCGTCGTCCAGGCCCGCTCGCTCGCGGCGCGCGCCCAGGAGCCGGTCACCCCGCTGTGCTGGACCAGCAACCTGACCCGTACCGGCATGGCGTACCGGATCGCGATCCCCGCCGAGGACACCGCCGGGCTCGCCGCCGCGCTCGACGCCGCCGCGGAGGCGGGGGAGGGGGTGCCGGAACCGCCGGAACCCCCGGTCGTGGCGTTCCTCTACACCGGCCAGGGCGCCCAGTACCCGGGGATGACCAGCCGGCTGTACCGCGAGTCGCCGCTCTACCGGCGCCACCTCGACGAGGCTTCCCTGGCCCTGGAACCGCACCTCGGCGGATCGATCACCGAACTGCTGCTCGACCGCGACGAACGGGTGCACCGCACCGGCTGGACCCAGCCCGCCGTCTTCGCCGTGCAGTACGCGCTGGCCGGCTACCTGGAGGAGCTGGGAGTGCGGCCCGGCGCCGTACTGGGGCACAGCATCGGCGAGTTCGCGGCGGCCGTCACCGCGGGCGCGCTCGGCCTGGAGGACGCCGCGGCGCTCGTCGCGGCCCGCGGCACCGCCATGGAGGCGCTGCCGGAGGGCGGCGGGATGCTCGCGGTGCGGGCACACCCCGACGACCTGCGCGAAGTCCTCGCGAGCGAACCGCTGGTGGGCCTGGGCGCCGCCAACGGCGCCGCCGCGTCCGTGCTGTCGGGTGATCTGACGGCCATCGGCAGGATCCGCGACCAGCTCGGCGCGCGCGGCGTCGGCTGCACCCCGCTGAAGGTCTCGCACGCCTTCCACTCGGTCCTGATGGACCCGGTGCTGCCCGGCTTCCGCACGACGGCCGACCGGATCACCGCGGGAGAGCCGCGACTGCCGTTCTTCTCCACCGTCCGCGGCGGACTGCTCGCCGGCCGGCCGCTCGACGCCGACTACTGGTGCGAGCACATCACCGGCACCGTCAAGTTCGCCGACGCCGCCGCCGCGCTGCTCGGCTCCGGCGTCACGCACCTCGTCGAACTCGGCCCCAAGCCCGTCCTGCTGCCGCTCGCCCGGCGGCTGCCCGGTGGCAGCGCGCTGCCCGGGATCTCGGTGGTCCGCGACGCCCAGAGCGGCGCGCTGACCGCGGCCGAGGCGGCCGCCGCGCTCTACACCGCCGGCGTCGACATCCGCTGGGAGCGGCTCTACCGTCCCGAGGACCAGGTCCACGCCCGGCTCGCACCGCAGAGCTTCGACACCACGGCCCGGTTCTGGCACGAGCCCCCCAGGCCCGCGGCGGCGCCGGCCGGTGAACCGGGGAGCCCGGTCCTGTCGCTGGTGCGCGCCGACTCCGGCCCGCGGGCGCCCGAGCACGACGGCGGCGGGCTCGCCGAGGCGGTGCGCGAGACGGTCGCCGGGATCACCGGCGCCGAGGAGGGCACCCTGCGCGACGACGACCGGTTCTACGACGATTTGGGCTTCGACTCGGTGATGTTCATGGAGCTCAAGTACCGGCTGGAGGAGGCGGTACCGGCGCTGGGTGAGCTGTCGATCCCGGAGATGATGTCGAGCCTGGTCTCGGTCACAACCCTCATCGGCTATCTGCGTGAGCAGCTCGCCCGGGTCCCCGCCTGA
- a CDS encoding 3-oxoacyl-ACP synthase III family protein, whose translation MHLLAAATALPGPAIGNDALAGRLGLSAEWVEMFIGTRTRHFAVDLAGGVGCLLADLCEQAAVRGLERAGLTVRDLSFVVLATATPDSLMPTTAAVVADRLGAAGIPAYQLQSGCSGAVQAFTLAEALLAQEPAGSGGGPYGLVLGGDVCAKHLDLEQDFRRMPPAQLVNYVIFGDGAGAAVVSAAPAPGSAAFHGLGNRLALPGQPPGQHVEWYGAADRDSALPPVSEDYKAVECLVPELAQRVCTDLLDTLGWSASELGYLLPPQLGGLMTRRITAALRERLGVEKAVEISCVADTGNTGNALVMSQLEQLLPLLTPGARALCACVESSRWISAGFALEAS comes from the coding sequence ATGCACCTGCTCGCGGCGGCCACCGCGCTGCCCGGCCCGGCGATCGGCAACGACGCGCTGGCCGGGCGGCTCGGGCTGTCCGCCGAGTGGGTGGAGATGTTCATCGGCACCCGGACCCGGCACTTCGCCGTGGACCTCGCGGGCGGCGTCGGCTGCCTGCTGGCCGACCTGTGCGAACAGGCCGCCGTCCGCGGTCTGGAGCGGGCCGGACTGACCGTGCGCGACCTCTCCTTCGTGGTGCTGGCCACCGCGACCCCGGACTCCCTGATGCCCACCACGGCCGCCGTCGTCGCGGACCGGCTGGGCGCCGCCGGCATCCCCGCCTATCAGCTCCAGTCGGGCTGCTCCGGCGCCGTCCAGGCGTTCACCCTCGCCGAGGCGCTGCTCGCCCAGGAACCCGCCGGGTCCGGCGGCGGGCCGTACGGACTGGTGCTCGGCGGGGACGTCTGCGCCAAACACCTGGATCTGGAGCAGGACTTCCGCCGGATGCCGCCCGCCCAGCTCGTCAACTACGTGATCTTCGGCGACGGCGCGGGCGCCGCCGTGGTGAGCGCCGCCCCGGCCCCCGGCAGCGCCGCCTTCCACGGGCTCGGGAACCGACTCGCTCTGCCCGGCCAGCCGCCGGGCCAGCACGTCGAGTGGTACGGCGCGGCCGACCGTGACAGCGCGCTGCCGCCGGTCTCCGAGGACTACAAGGCCGTCGAGTGCCTGGTCCCGGAACTGGCGCAGCGGGTCTGCACCGATCTGCTGGACACCCTCGGCTGGTCCGCGTCCGAACTCGGCTATCTGCTGCCCCCGCAGCTCGGCGGTCTGATGACCCGGCGGATCACCGCGGCGCTCCGCGAGCGGCTCGGGGTCGAGAAGGCCGTCGAGATCTCCTGCGTCGCCGACACCGGGAACACCGGGAACGCCCTCGTCATGAGCCAGCTGGAACAACTGCTGCCGCTGCTGACCCCGGGCGCGCGGGCGCTGTGCGCCTGCGTCGAGTCCAGCCGGTGGATATCGGCCGGCTTCGCCCTGGAGGCGTCATGA
- a CDS encoding phosphopantetheine-binding protein — protein MTGVEDMITLLNRELGLFLRPEDAGAPLDALPGWDSLLLFRLVAVLEEEAGRPLPVAELVTAGSLAEIHALAAGL, from the coding sequence GTGACAGGAGTCGAGGACATGATCACCCTGCTCAACCGGGAACTGGGCCTGTTCCTGCGCCCGGAGGACGCCGGGGCACCGCTGGACGCGCTCCCGGGCTGGGACTCGCTGCTGCTGTTCCGGCTCGTCGCGGTACTGGAGGAGGAGGCCGGCCGGCCGCTGCCGGTCGCCGAGCTCGTCACGGCCGGCAGCCTCGCCGAGATCCACGCGCTGGCGGCGGGGCTGTGA
- a CDS encoding 2-oxo acid dehydrogenase subunit E2, translated as MTPQAASGQAGTGRAATRQDTARSDRARRHTRYFLRWARAAAPVHLGADIDMTGVQAHRAAARAEGRRYSVVSYLLYAAGRVLADHPEANATTAGGIVPRTLRYERVHAKLALDSGTADEGRRAVRVAVLPDVDRLDLAGIQQLVDRHRNGAAEDLPGAEGVRRLGRLPPPLGHLAFRTAVSSRARRAELLGTVAVSSLGHRRVDTFHSYGGTAVTLTAGRIAEVPVARATRVAVAPVLRLGLTFDHRVLDGAAAADVLDDLALLLEACDAALPGGWDAPQRRSGDRPAHQGDQSGRPVAPRG; from the coding sequence GTGACGCCCCAGGCCGCCTCGGGTCAGGCCGGGACCGGCCGGGCCGCGACCCGCCAGGACACCGCGCGATCCGACCGTGCCCGCCGCCACACCCGGTACTTCCTGCGGTGGGCCCGCGCCGCCGCCCCCGTACACCTGGGCGCCGACATCGACATGACCGGCGTTCAGGCACACCGGGCCGCGGCCCGTGCCGAGGGCCGCCGGTACTCCGTCGTGAGCTATCTGCTGTACGCCGCCGGCCGGGTACTGGCCGACCACCCGGAGGCCAACGCGACGACGGCCGGCGGGATCGTGCCGCGCACCCTGCGCTACGAACGGGTGCACGCGAAGCTGGCCCTCGACAGCGGAACCGCCGACGAGGGCCGGCGCGCGGTGCGGGTGGCGGTGCTGCCCGACGTGGACCGGCTGGACCTGGCCGGAATCCAGCAACTCGTCGACCGCCACCGGAACGGAGCCGCCGAGGACCTGCCCGGAGCGGAGGGGGTGCGCCGGCTCGGCCGGCTGCCCCCGCCGCTCGGGCACCTCGCCTTCCGGACGGCCGTGAGCAGCCGGGCCCGCCGGGCCGAGCTGCTCGGGACCGTGGCGGTCAGCTCTCTCGGCCACCGCAGGGTGGACACCTTCCACTCCTACGGTGGTACCGCGGTCACCCTGACCGCGGGCCGGATCGCCGAGGTTCCGGTGGCCCGTGCGACGCGAGTCGCCGTGGCGCCGGTGCTGCGCCTGGGTCTGACCTTCGACCACCGCGTGCTCGACGGCGCGGCGGCCGCCGACGTACTGGACGACCTGGCACTACTCCTGGAGGCATGCGATGCCGCTCTTCCCGGGGGGTGGGACGCCCCCCAACGCCGTTCCGGTGATCGGCCGGCCCATCAGGGTGACCAGTCCGGAAGGCCCGTGGCACCGCGTGGTTGA
- a CDS encoding 4'-phosphopantetheinyl transferase superfamily protein yields the protein MVEALNERGSVMVHALLSDWVPENLDDPELRPVLGRDWHRYQAMRHHHVRERFAASRLLLKHVAAQAIQAPPATVELAYKPGGRPYLRGCDQIDISLSHTEELLLVGITRRGWIGVDAELEDRSMLVSGIERQVCTPYERTMLSQVRESDRNQEMVRLWTLKEAYSKAIGQGMRFRFNEFGFGPSGHPVQVLRPDGSPGTGEEWAFGTCRVEGRYTASWALYDAGFGDTDDTRAGTMLDDGLVTALLHQPAEAPQPAAEATAATDVPLTGAGVAA from the coding sequence GTGGTTGAGGCGCTGAACGAGCGCGGCAGCGTCATGGTCCACGCCCTGCTGTCGGACTGGGTGCCCGAGAACCTCGACGACCCGGAGCTGCGCCCGGTGCTCGGCCGGGACTGGCACCGCTACCAGGCGATGCGCCACCACCATGTGCGGGAGCGCTTCGCCGCCTCCCGGCTGCTGCTCAAACACGTGGCGGCACAGGCGATCCAGGCCCCGCCCGCCACCGTGGAGCTGGCCTACAAGCCCGGCGGCCGCCCCTATCTGCGCGGCTGCGACCAGATCGACATCAGCCTCAGCCACACCGAGGAACTGCTGCTGGTCGGCATCACCCGGCGCGGCTGGATCGGGGTGGACGCCGAGTTGGAGGACCGCTCCATGCTGGTCTCCGGCATCGAACGGCAGGTGTGCACCCCGTACGAGCGCACCATGCTGTCCCAGGTCAGGGAGAGCGACCGCAACCAGGAGATGGTGCGGCTGTGGACGCTGAAGGAGGCGTACAGCAAGGCCATCGGCCAGGGCATGCGGTTCCGGTTCAACGAGTTCGGCTTCGGCCCCAGCGGGCATCCGGTCCAAGTGCTCAGACCGGACGGCTCGCCCGGCACCGGTGAGGAGTGGGCGTTCGGCACCTGCCGCGTCGAAGGCCGCTACACCGCCAGCTGGGCGCTGTACGACGCGGGATTCGGCGACACCGACGACACCCGGGCCGGCACCATGCTCGACGATGGCCTGGTCACCGCGCTGCTGCACCAGCCGGCCGAGGCGCCGCAGCCGGCCGCCGAGGCCACCGCCGCGACGGACGTGCCGCTGACCGGAGCCGGAGTGGCGGCATGA